A single genomic interval of Zunongwangia sp. HGR-M22 harbors:
- a CDS encoding six-hairpin glycosidase-like protein has product MKCKNFFLIKTILLLSYSLLGQNQSIDKYWEISSSQSIVWKLDKDHSYPHEDNIEMSGKKVSAIIYYKTNEHKEVEINREIIYPQLRTIEEGWKKYRAYHRLNYADEIEPTITMDRFNLIFNQIDSVKIDGKLTFYHTPVEGIILKRTLFPSMNERLFVENWELTNIGDKAKELKIGETNVSAKITGYKGKYTTHVYNDAMKQVTLNPKTSYNFTLYFSAAIDNEPINGFRFQQIEAERDAFISKVKENLVLETSDPVIDQLFYFSKIRASESIFESKMGLVHSPGGGNYYIGIWANDQVEYSGPFFPFLGYDTGIEAAKNAYLMFLKNIPEDFSPICYAFEIDGELPNCGKDRGDAAMIAYGASQFALRYADKDFAQKIWPLIEWCINYCHKKTNAEGVVLSETDEMEGRISTGEANLSTSSLYYGGLINASYLAKELGHDSLSALYSDRSIELSKNIEDYFGSELEGLNTYRYFKGNTHLRHWICLPLVMGIENRAETTATALLDKLWTSNGVLVELNPNINEPKVFWDRGTLYALRGTFKAGFFDQSLEKLEEYSNKRLLGDHVPYAVEAYPENNMKHLSAESALYCRLIIEGILSFEQTGFNSFSIEPQLSDKLPRLSIKNLHLGDNSISINLEQIDNNIKSSISLNGIKIIDRNIRSGEKIEVSFL; this is encoded by the coding sequence ATGAAGTGTAAGAATTTTTTTTTAATAAAGACCATTTTATTGCTTTCCTACTCCTTATTGGGACAAAATCAATCTATTGACAAATATTGGGAAATTAGCTCTTCGCAAAGCATTGTTTGGAAACTGGATAAGGATCATAGTTATCCGCATGAAGACAACATTGAGATGTCGGGCAAAAAAGTATCTGCCATTATTTATTATAAAACAAATGAACATAAAGAAGTTGAAATAAATCGTGAAATTATATATCCACAGTTAAGAACAATTGAAGAAGGTTGGAAAAAATACCGGGCATATCATCGGCTTAACTACGCTGATGAAATTGAACCTACAATAACCATGGATCGTTTCAATTTAATATTTAACCAAATTGATTCAGTAAAAATTGATGGGAAGCTGACTTTTTACCATACTCCTGTTGAAGGGATAATACTTAAGCGTACATTATTCCCGTCAATGAACGAACGTTTGTTTGTTGAAAACTGGGAATTGACAAATATCGGGGATAAAGCAAAAGAGCTTAAAATTGGCGAAACAAATGTTAGTGCAAAAATAACTGGCTATAAGGGGAAATATACAACCCATGTGTATAATGATGCTATGAAGCAGGTAACGCTTAACCCTAAAACATCTTATAATTTTACGCTCTATTTTTCAGCCGCCATCGATAATGAACCTATAAATGGGTTCCGTTTTCAACAAATTGAAGCGGAAAGGGATGCTTTTATTAGTAAAGTTAAAGAAAACCTTGTTCTTGAAACTTCCGATCCTGTAATCGATCAACTTTTTTATTTTTCAAAAATCAGGGCTTCTGAAAGTATTTTCGAATCGAAGATGGGATTGGTACATTCACCCGGTGGAGGAAATTATTATATTGGTATTTGGGCAAACGATCAGGTAGAATATAGCGGACCTTTTTTCCCGTTTTTAGGGTACGATACGGGTATTGAAGCTGCAAAAAATGCCTACTTAATGTTTTTAAAAAACATTCCTGAAGATTTCTCGCCTATTTGCTATGCATTTGAAATAGACGGAGAGCTGCCAAACTGTGGAAAAGATAGAGGGGATGCCGCCATGATTGCTTATGGAGCATCGCAATTCGCATTACGATATGCCGATAAAGATTTTGCCCAAAAGATATGGCCATTGATTGAGTGGTGCATTAATTACTGCCATAAAAAGACTAATGCAGAAGGAGTTGTGTTGTCAGAAACAGACGAAATGGAAGGAAGAATTTCAACAGGTGAAGCGAACCTTTCCACCAGTTCTCTTTATTACGGAGGACTAATAAATGCTTCATATTTGGCAAAAGAACTAGGACACGATAGCTTGTCGGCACTTTACTCTGACCGTAGCATTGAGTTATCTAAGAATATTGAAGATTATTTTGGTTCTGAGCTTGAAGGACTAAACACCTATCGTTATTTTAAAGGAAATACGCACCTTCGTCACTGGATTTGTTTGCCACTGGTAATGGGCATTGAAAACAGAGCCGAGACAACTGCGACAGCACTACTTGATAAACTATGGACTTCAAACGGAGTTTTAGTTGAACTTAATCCGAATATAAATGAACCAAAAGTTTTTTGGGACAGAGGAACTCTATACGCCTTAAGAGGCACGTTTAAAGCAGGTTTTTTTGATCAATCGCTTGAGAAATTAGAAGAATATTCCAATAAAAGATTATTAGGAGATCATGTACCTTATGCTGTTGAAGCATACCCCGAAAATAATATGAAGCATCTTTCAGCAGAAAGTGCATTGTATTGTAGACTTATTATTGAAGGAATTTTATCATTTGAACAGACCGGATTTAATTCATTTAGCATTGAACCACAACTTTCAGATAAATTACCCCGATTAAGTATAAAAAATTTGCATCTCGGGGATAATAGTATTTCAATTAATCTGGAACAAATAGATAACAATATTAAATCAAGTATTTCTCTCAACGGAATAAAAATTATAGATAGAAACATTAGAAGTGGCGAAAAAATAGAAGTAAGTTTCTTATGA
- a CDS encoding glycosyltransferase family 4 protein — translation MKIAILAPIAWRTPPESYGPWEQVASTLTEALVSRGHEVCLFASGNSITSAKLDAVCALPYETDKTSDPKVLECLHISNLMEKAGNFDIIHNHFDFLPLTYSRLISTPIITTIHGFSSPKIIPVYKKYNATAAYISISNANRHEELTYLDTIYHGVNPSHFTFQSIKENYLLYFGRIHPEKGLDKAIAIAKKANLPLKIAGLIQDQDYFNSKIKPNIDGNFIQYLGNLGKNERDLILGSAKALLHPISFEEPFGLSVLEAMMCGTPVIAFCRGSMPELIADGVSGFLVHTIQEAVDAVKKLELLSPIQCRWHAETNFNMENMISSYEEAYKNVLLNFQN, via the coding sequence ATGAAAATAGCCATACTAGCACCTATTGCATGGAGAACACCTCCCGAAAGTTACGGACCATGGGAGCAGGTTGCATCCACTTTAACAGAAGCTTTAGTAAGTCGAGGTCATGAGGTGTGCCTTTTTGCCAGTGGAAATTCTATAACCTCAGCAAAATTAGATGCGGTTTGTGCTTTACCATACGAAACCGACAAAACCAGCGACCCTAAAGTTTTGGAATGCTTACACATCAGTAATCTGATGGAAAAAGCAGGAAATTTTGACATCATCCATAATCATTTCGATTTTCTTCCACTTACTTATTCCCGGCTTATCTCAACTCCCATCATCACCACTATTCATGGTTTCTCTTCGCCTAAAATTATTCCGGTATATAAAAAATATAATGCTACAGCAGCTTACATTTCAATTTCGAATGCAAACAGACATGAAGAGCTAACTTACCTGGATACCATTTATCACGGTGTAAATCCGAGTCATTTTACTTTTCAGAGTATAAAAGAAAACTACTTGCTTTATTTTGGCAGAATCCATCCTGAAAAAGGCTTAGATAAAGCAATTGCCATTGCAAAAAAGGCAAATTTACCTCTTAAAATTGCTGGCCTTATACAGGATCAAGATTATTTTAATTCGAAAATAAAACCTAATATCGATGGGAATTTCATTCAGTATTTAGGGAATTTGGGTAAAAATGAACGTGATCTTATTCTTGGTAGTGCCAAAGCCCTATTACATCCTATTTCTTTTGAAGAGCCTTTTGGACTTAGTGTTCTAGAAGCAATGATGTGCGGTACACCAGTAATTGCATTTTGTCGAGGTAGTATGCCCGAGTTAATTGCTGATGGTGTTTCTGGATTTTTAGTGCATACCATACAAGAAGCTGTTGACGCCGTAAAAAAACTAGAATTACTATCTCCTATACAGTGTAGATGGCACGCAGAAACCAATTTTAATATGGAAAATATGATTTCTTCTTATGAAGAAGCTTATAAAAACGTGCTTCTAAATTTTCAAAATTAG
- a CDS encoding site-specific integrase translates to MFFYLSYGDAKSLEAKHIVIGIDDNKWIVKEREKTGKLFKVPMLPKVKAILKKNEREAAISGLLLPVYSNQKTNQYLKDLAKLAKISKKLTFHVARHTFATTVTLSKGIPIETVSKLPGYTKLAKTQIYARVIYSKISNDMEKLKEKL, encoded by the coding sequence CTGTTTTTTTACTTATCCTATGGTGATGCAAAATCATTAGAAGCAAAACATATCGTTATCGGTATCGACGACAACAAATGGATTGTAAAGGAACGGGAAAAAACGGGAAAGCTTTTTAAAGTGCCTATGCTTCCAAAAGTAAAAGCTATTCTGAAAAAAAATGAAAGGGAAGCTGCAATAAGTGGTTTGTTGCTTCCGGTATATTCCAATCAGAAAACCAACCAGTATTTAAAGGATTTGGCAAAGCTTGCCAAGATATCCAAGAAGCTTACTTTTCATGTCGCCCGTCATACCTTTGCAACGACGGTTACATTATCTAAAGGAATACCTATTGAGACAGTATCTAAGCTTCCGGGATATACAAAGCTTGCCAAAACTCAAATTTATGCAAGAGTAATTTATTCCAAAATTTCTAACGATATGGAAAAGTTGAAAGAGAAATTATAA
- a CDS encoding PIG-L family deacetylase: MAPEKIENKPKNIAVVVAHPDDETLWCGGLILKNPQHHWFIACLSRRYDIDRAPKFQQVLIKLKAQGIMGNLNDDPDQIPLPEKIVENEILNILPNVHFDIILTHNPLGEYTRHRRHEEVGIAVQKLWENHKISTKELWIFAYEDNNKKYFPKPIKSATHHETLSIKVWNAKYDIITQVYGFAKTSFEAKTTPKEEAFWKFTKPIEGYNWIKKQKLKQ, encoded by the coding sequence ATGGCACCAGAAAAAATAGAGAATAAACCCAAAAATATAGCTGTAGTAGTGGCACACCCTGATGACGAAACACTTTGGTGTGGAGGTCTCATTCTAAAAAATCCACAGCACCATTGGTTTATTGCTTGCTTATCAAGAAGATACGATATAGATAGAGCCCCAAAATTTCAGCAAGTTCTTATTAAACTCAAAGCACAAGGAATAATGGGAAATTTAAATGATGACCCGGATCAAATTCCTTTACCAGAGAAAATTGTTGAAAATGAAATTTTAAATATTTTACCTAACGTTCATTTTGATATCATTCTAACTCATAATCCTCTAGGAGAATATACACGTCACCGACGGCATGAAGAAGTTGGAATAGCGGTGCAAAAATTATGGGAAAACCATAAAATTTCAACTAAAGAATTATGGATTTTCGCTTATGAGGATAATAATAAAAAATACTTTCCTAAACCCATAAAATCTGCTACACACCATGAGACACTTTCCATAAAAGTGTGGAATGCAAAATATGATATCATCACCCAAGTATATGGTTTTGCGAAGACCAGTTTTGAGGCGAAGACTACGCCAAAAGAAGAAGCTTTCTGGAAGTTCACTAAACCAATTGAGGGATACAATTGGATAAAAAAACAAAAGCTTAAACAATAA
- a CDS encoding glycoside hydrolase family 130 protein: MRVSIERKQINFSPDSSRVIARYFMNGESRTQNLVKRILKMNTIEVSQALEQTLRAFANRHRNISQLFFKHCENIREIIEKMDIPFNTLSEEQKMLIGSYCTMEYSIESAAFFNPSIVEDLDQSYLEKGEKRVIISFRATGEGHISSLVFRRGIIDANNDLFLTKLGDYIDMAAMSRKTSFYKSRFIKRLKEMQVEEQYFKIIMDKLPDRFEHSALKELVNSFLQKENVNSEAHRSFEEIKWLLESFYDLHFHKDSDITERVIFPISESESKGIEDARFVRFIEDDQSIVFYATYTAYNGHTILPKLIATKDFYTFRIMPLRGDGAKGKNLALFPKKIKGQYAMLSRIDGVNNYLMYSKNTNFWNKPERIQEPKFAWEFTQIGNCGSPLWTEKGWLIITHGVGPMRRYCIGASLFDLEDPSIEIGRLEEPLLIPLEEERNGYVPNVVYSCGSIIHNNSLILPYAVSDYSSTYAVVDMTELFTALIN; encoded by the coding sequence ATGAGAGTTTCGATTGAGCGTAAACAGATTAATTTTTCACCAGACTCTAGTCGGGTGATCGCCCGTTATTTTATGAACGGCGAATCTCGCACCCAAAATTTAGTCAAGCGTATTCTTAAAATGAATACGATCGAAGTAAGCCAGGCATTAGAACAAACGTTAAGGGCATTCGCCAACAGACACCGTAATATTTCCCAGCTTTTTTTTAAGCATTGCGAAAACATTCGTGAGATTATTGAAAAAATGGATATTCCATTTAATACACTTTCTGAGGAGCAAAAAATGTTAATTGGATCGTACTGTACCATGGAATATTCAATCGAATCCGCAGCATTTTTTAATCCTTCGATAGTTGAAGATTTAGATCAATCCTATTTAGAAAAAGGTGAAAAACGAGTAATTATTTCCTTTAGAGCCACCGGAGAAGGCCATATTTCTTCCCTGGTTTTCAGAAGGGGAATCATTGACGCTAATAATGATCTATTCCTTACAAAACTTGGAGATTATATAGATATGGCTGCAATGTCACGTAAAACTTCCTTTTATAAAAGTCGGTTTATAAAAAGACTTAAAGAAATGCAGGTAGAAGAGCAATACTTTAAAATAATTATGGACAAGTTACCAGACCGATTTGAACATTCTGCCTTAAAAGAATTAGTTAATAGTTTCCTTCAAAAAGAAAATGTAAATAGCGAGGCACACCGGTCTTTTGAAGAAATTAAATGGTTATTGGAATCATTTTATGACTTGCATTTTCATAAAGATTCCGATATTACAGAACGTGTGATCTTTCCTATATCAGAATCTGAAAGTAAAGGCATTGAGGATGCACGCTTTGTGCGCTTTATAGAAGATGATCAATCTATTGTATTTTATGCTACTTATACAGCCTATAATGGGCATACTATTTTACCAAAATTAATAGCTACAAAAGATTTTTATACTTTTAGAATAATGCCATTAAGAGGTGATGGCGCAAAAGGAAAGAATCTGGCACTTTTTCCTAAAAAAATTAAAGGTCAATATGCTATGTTATCCAGGATTGATGGAGTTAATAATTATTTAATGTACTCTAAAAATACTAATTTTTGGAATAAACCAGAACGTATTCAAGAGCCTAAATTCGCATGGGAATTTACTCAAATAGGAAATTGTGGATCTCCTTTATGGACAGAAAAAGGTTGGCTAATTATTACTCATGGTGTAGGTCCAATGAGACGCTATTGTATAGGTGCATCACTTTTTGATCTTGAAGATCCTTCCATAGAAATTGGACGACTGGAAGAGCCTTTACTTATTCCTCTAGAAGAAGAGCGCAACGGATATGTCCCCAACGTGGTATATTCCTGTGGTTCTATAATTCATAATAATAGCTTAATTTTACCTTATGCAGTGTCTGATTACTCCTCTACTTATGCAGTGGTAGATATGACAGAATTGTTTACTGCATTAATCAACTAA
- a CDS encoding glycosyltransferase family 4 protein: protein MKVLILYDYPPSPGGLATQGDLLYRGLLELGIDAHAVHLESEQEKEWYYRWFKPDVVVGIGYWGHTPQLILHPQRYEFLAVPWLVADGYIANYQEILNKLPLILVTSNWVKEMYVRDGINPENIEVLPVGCDTDIFIPFEKNDPKILAVRASLGISPEQLMILTVGGDAASKGAQEVMQALAIINKEAPDWRYICKVWPQPRTKAQNLLDIEMAMHLGIEKHITYATNTVSRNFMPYLIGACDIYAAPSRLEGFGMPQVEAGACEKPVIGIRAMGMLDTLVHNETAFLAEVAQKIVVNEVILGDESGFEPFHKVQFKTPRTVDYRANIQDIAQDLLTLMNDENLRKEMGEKARKRVVAKFDYRIVAKRFVQLVSDKLGII, encoded by the coding sequence ATGAAAGTTTTAATACTTTACGATTATCCTCCTTCCCCCGGAGGTTTAGCCACTCAAGGAGATTTATTATATAGAGGACTGTTAGAATTGGGAATAGATGCACATGCTGTACATTTGGAATCTGAACAGGAAAAAGAGTGGTACTATCGATGGTTTAAACCAGATGTGGTCGTTGGGATAGGGTATTGGGGACACACACCGCAATTGATTTTACATCCTCAACGTTACGAATTTTTAGCGGTACCATGGTTAGTAGCTGATGGTTACATCGCTAATTATCAGGAAATATTAAATAAATTACCTCTTATTTTGGTTACTTCAAATTGGGTGAAAGAAATGTACGTGCGTGATGGAATAAACCCTGAAAATATAGAAGTACTCCCTGTGGGATGCGATACCGATATCTTTATTCCTTTTGAAAAAAATGATCCCAAAATTCTAGCGGTGAGAGCATCCTTAGGTATATCCCCAGAGCAGTTGATGATTCTTACTGTAGGAGGAGATGCCGCCTCTAAAGGTGCTCAGGAAGTAATGCAAGCCTTAGCTATTATCAATAAAGAAGCTCCTGATTGGAGATATATTTGTAAAGTATGGCCACAACCCAGAACAAAAGCTCAGAATTTGTTAGATATAGAAATGGCTATGCATTTAGGAATTGAAAAGCATATTACCTACGCCACCAATACTGTTTCAAGAAATTTTATGCCGTACTTAATTGGAGCTTGTGATATTTATGCTGCACCTTCTAGGTTAGAAGGTTTTGGCATGCCTCAAGTAGAAGCCGGCGCTTGTGAGAAACCTGTAATTGGAATTCGAGCCATGGGTATGTTGGACACATTAGTGCATAACGAGACAGCTTTTTTGGCTGAAGTCGCCCAGAAAATTGTTGTTAATGAAGTTATTTTAGGAGATGAATCCGGATTTGAACCTTTCCATAAAGTGCAATTCAAAACTCCTAGAACGGTAGACTATCGAGCCAATATACAAGATATAGCTCAAGATTTATTAACCTTGATGAATGATGAAAATCTCCGTAAAGAAATGGGAGAAAAAGCGAGAAAAAGAGTTGTCGCTAAATTTGACTACCGAATTGTTGCAAAACGTTTTGTTCAACTTGTATCTGATAAATTAGGAATTATTTAG
- a CDS encoding helix-turn-helix domain-containing protein, whose amino-acid sequence MVFYIKYMVSSRCKLIVKQTLKSLNLHSILVELGKIEIIESINAFQQEELKKALKKFGLELLEDKKIIIIEKIKNLIINMIHYKDELPEENYSDFISKNLNYDYTYLSNMFSEVKGITIQHYIILHKIERVKELLLYKELNLTEIAYKLHYSSVAHLSNQFKKTTGISPSFYMKLKLKRTQNLEDI is encoded by the coding sequence ATGGTTTTTTATATCAAATACATGGTAAGCTCAAGATGTAAGCTGATTGTTAAACAGACTCTTAAATCTTTAAATCTTCACTCTATTTTGGTAGAATTAGGTAAAATAGAAATTATTGAAAGCATAAATGCTTTTCAGCAGGAAGAATTAAAAAAAGCACTCAAAAAATTTGGATTAGAATTATTAGAGGATAAAAAAATAATCATAATTGAAAAGATTAAAAATCTAATCATAAATATGATTCATTACAAAGATGAATTACCAGAAGAAAATTATTCAGACTTTATAAGTAAGAATTTAAATTATGATTATACATATCTTTCCAACATGTTTTCAGAGGTAAAAGGCATTACTATCCAGCATTATATTATTCTTCATAAAATAGAAAGAGTTAAAGAATTACTTCTTTATAAGGAGCTTAATTTAACTGAAATAGCTTATAAACTTCATTACAGCAGTGTGGCTCATCTTTCCAATCAGTTTAAAAAAACAACTGGTATTTCACCTTCTTTTTACATGAAATTAAAGCTAAAAAGAACTCAGAATTTAGAAGATATTTAA
- a CDS encoding glycosyltransferase family 4 protein yields MKIAYIGTYPPRECGIGTFTQNLTKSMLDIDDKGLHRNEILVVAMNDGNQKYDYPPEVKLQISQEQQTDYLEAANFINLSGADICILEHEFGIYGGLGGIYILPLLHRLEIPCIVTLHTILDSPSYNEKAILKEICKMADKIVVMSHKAISFLTTIYDIPQAKIVLIEHGVPDIHFNRLAAKTEFKFTKKKLILTFGFIGRNKGIETVIRALPKIIEKHPETLYIILGKTHPNVFRHEGEEYRNFLKLLIKNLNLQSHVLMLNEFIDETELFKYLSACDIYITPYLNEAQITSGTLSYAMGAGCAIVSTPYWHAAELLTEERGKLFDFNNSEELAAILNQLLGQPKILKQIQANAYAYGKNVTWPKIGKKYLHLSNSLLSFPKQKVDKKETIIDLLLLPPFSLNHIKRLTDDTGIIQHAKFGIPNLKEGYCLDDNARALLMVLMTYKQKKDETALEFMPIYLSYIHYMQNKDGSFRNFLSFNRNFLDEVGSEDSFGRTIWALGYLIGNAPNDAYYQTGKLVFFDAVPNFEKLQSIRSIANTIIGICYYLKTNSTDENMLAILKSLSAKLVHQYEISHSEDWKWFELLLAYDNGVLPLALLHSAQIIPDKKVIDIAMITMEFLEEHTLKDGTLSVIGNDKWYTKDGERSFFAQQPIDAMAMVLMFHQAFILTGNKEYLTKLFDSFMWFLGENDLRMSLYDFETKGCCDGFENYGVNRNQGAESSLAYLISHLTVLKAYEEFYQYDDLTTITKDKAL; encoded by the coding sequence ATGAAAATAGCCTATATAGGAACATATCCACCACGAGAATGTGGCATTGGTACTTTTACTCAAAATTTAACTAAATCGATGCTGGATATCGATGACAAAGGTTTGCATCGTAATGAGATATTAGTGGTAGCGATGAACGATGGTAATCAAAAATATGACTATCCTCCAGAAGTAAAGCTACAAATTAGCCAAGAACAACAAACCGATTATCTGGAAGCTGCAAATTTTATAAATCTAAGCGGGGCAGATATTTGTATTCTCGAACATGAATTTGGAATTTATGGTGGACTTGGTGGTATTTATATACTTCCTCTTTTACATCGTTTGGAAATCCCGTGTATAGTAACGCTACACACTATTCTTGATTCACCTTCTTATAATGAGAAGGCTATTCTTAAAGAAATCTGCAAGATGGCGGATAAGATTGTGGTGATGAGTCATAAAGCCATTTCTTTTCTAACCACTATTTATGATATTCCTCAAGCTAAAATTGTATTAATAGAGCATGGTGTCCCCGATATTCATTTTAATCGTCTGGCCGCCAAAACTGAATTTAAATTCACTAAAAAAAAGCTAATACTTACTTTTGGTTTTATAGGACGTAATAAGGGTATTGAAACCGTAATTAGGGCACTACCAAAAATAATTGAAAAACACCCTGAAACACTTTATATTATTTTAGGAAAAACGCATCCTAATGTTTTCCGTCATGAAGGCGAGGAGTATAGAAATTTTTTAAAATTACTGATTAAAAACCTAAACCTTCAGAGTCATGTTTTGATGTTAAATGAATTTATTGATGAGACAGAATTATTTAAATATCTAAGTGCCTGCGATATTTATATAACCCCTTACCTTAATGAAGCTCAGATCACCAGTGGCACGCTTTCTTATGCCATGGGCGCTGGATGTGCAATTGTTTCTACACCTTACTGGCATGCTGCAGAACTACTAACGGAAGAGCGTGGCAAACTGTTCGATTTCAACAATTCTGAAGAACTAGCAGCAATATTAAATCAATTACTGGGGCAACCAAAAATTTTAAAACAAATTCAGGCCAATGCTTATGCTTATGGTAAAAATGTTACCTGGCCAAAAATTGGTAAAAAGTACTTACATCTTTCTAATAGTTTACTTTCGTTTCCTAAACAGAAAGTAGATAAAAAGGAAACTATCATCGACTTACTTTTATTACCACCTTTTTCCTTGAACCACATCAAAAGGCTAACAGATGATACTGGAATCATCCAACATGCCAAATTTGGCATACCTAATTTAAAAGAGGGTTATTGTTTAGATGATAATGCACGTGCATTACTTATGGTTTTGATGACGTATAAACAGAAAAAAGATGAAACGGCTTTAGAATTCATGCCTATTTACCTAAGCTATATTCATTACATGCAGAATAAGGATGGTTCCTTTAGAAATTTCTTGAGTTTTAATCGGAATTTTTTAGATGAAGTCGGTTCTGAAGATTCTTTTGGTAGAACAATTTGGGCGCTGGGTTATCTTATAGGAAATGCCCCAAATGATGCATATTATCAAACCGGTAAACTGGTATTCTTTGATGCTGTACCGAATTTTGAAAAATTGCAATCGATACGCAGTATTGCCAACACTATTATTGGTATCTGCTATTATTTAAAAACGAATAGTACGGACGAAAATATGCTCGCTATTCTCAAAAGTCTTAGTGCTAAGCTTGTTCATCAATATGAGATAAGTCATTCTGAAGACTGGAAATGGTTTGAGTTGCTTCTTGCCTATGATAATGGAGTACTACCATTGGCTTTATTGCATTCAGCACAAATAATACCAGATAAAAAAGTTATTGATATAGCGATGATTACTATGGAGTTTTTAGAAGAACATACTTTAAAAGACGGTACACTATCTGTTATAGGTAACGATAAGTGGTATACCAAAGATGGTGAACGTTCTTTTTTCGCACAACAACCTATAGATGCAATGGCTATGGTCTTAATGTTTCATCAGGCCTTTATTCTTACGGGGAATAAAGAATACTTGACTAAACTTTTTGATTCATTTATGTGGTTCTTAGGAGAAAACGATTTGCGGATGAGCCTATATGATTTTGAAACGAAAGGTTGTTGCGATGGGTTTGAAAATTACGGAGTTAACCGGAATCAAGGTGCAGAAAGTTCTTTGGCCTACCTTATTTCCCATTTAACGGTATTAAAAGCTTATGAAGAATTTTACCAGTATGATGATTTAACAACTATAACAAAGGACAAAGCTTTATAA
- a CDS encoding glycoside hydrolase 100 family protein, translating into MKIEENAILNHTKKTALEILLNNSRKSTEGLSRTAAWGYPEPYTRDLMLAILGVAVSKNEELIANYKHILEVLASNQTRRGHIPSLINDKENRGASDTTPLFLFGVSIFRKINNQPAFQKKAVKKALKWMKYQSPTDRYLIAQQPTSDWRDEQWILGYGLFVNTILYAALKGLGKNKRATHLAGEIQYLAINNQLTDDILDEDVLITLKPYYNSWSYKIYHNDRFDLLGNSIAILTGLASPKRAKAIIKWVEQECNIMKEKNMLRGDLPPNFFPFIQPNDRDWFDRYAHFNLPGNYHNGGIWPFITALYIAALVNIKEYELAENKLIALAHLLKLANQKNRDYGFNEWYKAQDNTAMGEDWQTWSAALYLYASHCVEQRDTPFF; encoded by the coding sequence ATGAAAATAGAAGAAAACGCAATTCTTAACCACACTAAAAAGACTGCCCTGGAAATCCTACTGAATAATAGTAGAAAGTCAACAGAAGGATTGTCCCGTACTGCGGCTTGGGGATATCCAGAACCTTATACACGTGACTTGATGTTAGCTATACTTGGCGTAGCAGTTTCCAAAAACGAAGAGTTAATTGCAAATTATAAGCATATTTTAGAAGTCTTAGCAAGTAATCAAACCCGCAGAGGTCATATCCCTTCCTTAATCAATGATAAGGAAAATCGTGGAGCTAGTGATACTACACCTCTATTTCTTTTTGGAGTTTCTATTTTCAGAAAAATTAATAATCAACCTGCTTTTCAAAAGAAAGCAGTAAAGAAAGCACTAAAATGGATGAAATATCAAAGTCCAACAGATCGTTATCTAATCGCTCAACAACCTACCAGCGATTGGCGCGATGAACAATGGATCCTTGGCTATGGCCTTTTTGTTAATACCATTTTATATGCTGCATTGAAAGGCTTAGGTAAGAATAAAAGAGCCACTCATTTGGCTGGGGAAATTCAATATTTAGCCATTAATAATCAATTAACAGATGATATTTTAGATGAAGATGTGCTCATTACATTAAAGCCCTATTATAATAGTTGGTCTTACAAAATTTATCATAATGATAGATTTGATTTACTTGGTAATAGTATAGCTATTCTTACTGGACTTGCTTCCCCTAAACGAGCAAAAGCTATTATTAAATGGGTAGAGCAAGAATGCAATATAATGAAAGAAAAAAATATGCTTCGAGGAGATTTGCCTCCTAACTTTTTTCCTTTTATTCAACCCAATGATCGAGATTGGTTCGACAGATATGCACATTTTAATTTACCCGGAAATTATCATAACGGTGGTATTTGGCCTTTTATTACAGCTTTATACATAGCCGCTTTGGTAAATATTAAAGAATATGAATTGGCAGAAAATAAGTTAATAGCGTTAGCACATCTTTTGAAATTAGCAAATCAAAAAAATAGAGATTATGGTTTTAATGAGTGGTACAAAGCTCAAGATAATACGGCAATGGGGGAAGATTGGCAAACCTGGAGTGCAGCTTTATATTTGTATGCATCCCATTGTGTAGAACAAAGAGACACCCCTTTTTTCTAA